One Betaproteobacteria bacterium DNA window includes the following coding sequences:
- the porA gene encoding pyruvate ferredoxin oxidoreductase has translation MLKQCEGSHAVAASVSLCRPEVICAYPISPQTHIVEGLSEMVRDGTLLNCEFINVESEFAAMSVAIGSSAAGARTYTATASQGLLFMAEAVWNASGLGLPIVMTVANRAIGAPINIWNDHTDSMSMRDSGWIQLFAENNQEAADLHIQAFRLAEAVSLPVMVCMDGFILTHAYEGVDIPTHEQVDAYLPPYEPRQVLDPGEPVSIGAMVGPEAFTEVRYLAHAKQMQALELIPQLASEFKQVFGRESGGLVHGYRLEDAEIAVVALGSVLGTIKDTVDELRKEGHRIGVLGITSYRPFPLTAIRDALQHVSRIIVVEKCFAVGLGGIVSRDVRMALRNLPMPVYDVIAGLGGRAITQASLRKLFLDGINDKLEQVTFLDLDWKAVNRQLERERATRRSGPIAENLLRDLGVVAARVG, from the coding sequence GTGCTGAAGCAATGTGAAGGCTCTCATGCGGTCGCCGCGTCCGTCTCGCTGTGCCGCCCGGAAGTGATCTGTGCCTATCCGATCTCGCCGCAGACCCACATCGTCGAGGGTTTGAGCGAGATGGTGCGTGACGGCACGCTCCTGAACTGCGAGTTCATCAACGTCGAATCCGAGTTCGCCGCAATGTCGGTCGCCATCGGCTCGTCGGCCGCGGGCGCCCGCACCTACACCGCGACGGCGAGCCAGGGACTGCTCTTCATGGCCGAGGCCGTCTGGAACGCGTCTGGGCTTGGCCTGCCGATCGTGATGACCGTCGCCAACCGTGCGATCGGCGCGCCGATCAACATCTGGAACGACCACACCGACTCGATGTCGATGCGCGACTCGGGCTGGATCCAGCTCTTCGCGGAGAACAACCAGGAAGCGGCGGATCTGCACATCCAGGCGTTCCGGCTGGCCGAAGCGGTCTCGCTGCCGGTCATGGTGTGCATGGACGGCTTCATCCTGACCCACGCCTACGAGGGGGTGGATATCCCGACGCACGAGCAGGTCGATGCGTACCTGCCGCCTTACGAGCCACGTCAGGTGCTGGATCCGGGTGAGCCGGTTTCGATCGGCGCGATGGTCGGCCCGGAAGCGTTCACGGAGGTGCGTTACCTCGCCCACGCCAAGCAGATGCAGGCGCTCGAACTGATCCCGCAACTGGCGAGTGAGTTCAAGCAGGTGTTCGGTCGCGAGTCGGGCGGGCTGGTGCACGGCTATCGCCTGGAGGACGCCGAGATCGCCGTCGTCGCCCTGGGTTCGGTGCTGGGCACGATCAAGGACACGGTGGACGAGTTGCGCAAGGAAGGTCATCGCATCGGCGTGCTCGGCATCACGTCGTACCGGCCCTTCCCGCTGACTGCGATCCGCGACGCCCTGCAGCACGTGAGCCGCATCATCGTGGTGGAGAAGTGCTTCGCCGTGGGGCTGGGCGGCATCGTCTCGCGTGATGTGCGCATGGCGCTGCGCAACCTGCCGATGCCGGTCTACGACGTGATCGCCGGGCTCGGCGGGCGCGCCATCACCCAGGCATCGCTGCGCAAGCTCTTCCTCGACGGGATCAACGACAAGCTCGAACAGGTGACCTTCCTCGATCTCGACTGGAAGGCCGTCAACCGTCAGCTCGAGCGCGAGCGCGCGACGCGGCGCTCGGGGCCGATCGCCGAGAATCTGCTGCGCGATCTCGGTGTCGTGGCAGCACGCGTAGGCTAA
- a CDS encoding 2-oxoacid:acceptor oxidoreductase family protein, whose translation MFQVRIHGRGGQGCVTGAEMLSIAAFLEGKHAQAFPSFGSERTGAPVVAFCRISDHEIRLREPIMQPDGLIIQDPTLLYQVDVFSGMVRDGYVLINTKKSFDDLGLGDYFKGWHHSHLCTVPATEIAMKHLGRPLPNAILLAGFAAISDVVSLESVHAAIRQKFSGKVAEGNIAAASAAFEFVKQEREEYARAEAM comes from the coding sequence ATGTTTCAGGTCCGCATTCACGGTCGCGGCGGTCAAGGCTGCGTCACCGGCGCGGAGATGCTGTCCATCGCCGCATTCCTGGAAGGCAAGCACGCGCAGGCGTTCCCGAGCTTCGGCTCGGAGCGCACCGGGGCGCCGGTGGTGGCGTTCTGTCGCATCTCCGATCACGAGATCCGGCTGCGCGAGCCGATCATGCAGCCCGACGGGCTCATCATCCAGGACCCCACCCTGCTCTATCAGGTGGATGTGTTCAGTGGCATGGTCCGCGACGGTTACGTCCTCATCAACACCAAGAAAAGCTTCGACGATCTCGGTCTCGGCGACTACTTCAAGGGCTGGCACCACTCGCACCTCTGTACGGTGCCGGCGACCGAGATCGCGATGAAGCATCTCGGACGCCCGCTGCCGAACGCGATCCTGCTCGCGGGATTCGCAGCGATCAGCGACGTCGTCTCCCTCGAATCGGTGCATGCCGCGATCCGGCAGAAGTTCTCGGGCAAGGTGGCCGAGGGCAACATCGCGGCGGCGAGTGCCGCCTTCGAATTCGTGAAGCAGGAACGAGAGGAGTACGCCCGTGCTGAAGCAATGTGA